The Streptomyces sp. NBC_00162 genome window below encodes:
- a CDS encoding LysR family transcriptional regulator produces the protein MQLELRHLQAVCRIAEAGSLGGAARRLGVSQPALSAQLRRIERVTGGELFVRGRSGVEPTALGQFVLAKARRVLSEMDALGAEARALATGTPLRLGCILLVLLDGLLAETDLSMSGQEITVDLEDSVTALARMLGAGRYDAIVYGEVNDHEVPLPAGTLARTLIPKEPFCIRLSAGHPLARLDRIDLADLAGESWMTLVEDDDGGPEALVAACAKAGFVPSLRYRITDRKMHYDLIAAGRAISLSQPTAPQVPGTVMRPWPGRPSPAGSAWPGTAPRSRSVRRNCSTAPRPAPIWPTWTTTPSTRTGGTPTRSCTRHWSDGCGPWGNCRSGAVGEHGVDVAPARVLAEVPDHRLAVGPVGGGAAVEAQILGADTQADDGGGHISARSDRLQIAVGGRAVALRQIVLALA, from the coding sequence ATGCAGCTGGAGTTGAGGCATCTGCAAGCCGTCTGCCGGATCGCCGAGGCGGGCAGTCTGGGGGGAGCCGCGCGGCGGCTCGGAGTGTCCCAGCCCGCACTCTCCGCCCAGCTGCGCCGCATCGAGCGGGTCACTGGCGGCGAGCTGTTCGTGAGGGGCCGCAGCGGGGTGGAGCCCACGGCGCTCGGCCAGTTCGTCCTCGCGAAGGCGCGCCGCGTGCTCAGCGAGATGGACGCCCTCGGCGCGGAGGCCCGCGCCCTCGCCACCGGCACCCCGCTGCGCCTGGGCTGCATCCTGCTCGTCCTGCTCGACGGTCTGCTGGCCGAGACCGATCTGTCCATGTCCGGCCAGGAGATCACCGTGGACCTGGAGGACTCGGTGACCGCGCTGGCCCGGATGCTGGGCGCCGGGCGGTACGACGCCATCGTGTACGGGGAGGTCAACGACCACGAGGTACCGCTCCCGGCGGGGACCCTGGCGCGGACGCTGATCCCCAAGGAGCCCTTCTGCATCCGGCTGTCGGCGGGACACCCCCTCGCGCGCCTGGACCGCATCGACCTCGCCGACCTCGCCGGCGAGTCGTGGATGACGCTGGTGGAGGACGACGACGGCGGTCCCGAGGCGCTGGTCGCCGCCTGCGCGAAGGCCGGGTTCGTCCCGTCGCTGCGCTACCGGATCACCGACCGCAAGATGCACTACGACCTGATCGCGGCGGGGCGCGCGATCTCCCTCAGCCAGCCGACGGCCCCGCAGGTGCCGGGGACCGTGATGCGCCCCTGGCCGGGGCGCCCGTCACCGGCCGGATCCGCCTGGCCTGGAACCGCTCCGCGGTCTCGGTCGGTCAGGCGGAACTGCTCTACCGCGCCGCGGCCCGCGCCTATCTGGCCAACGTGGACAACCACGCCTTCCACAAGGACTGGTGGGACGCCCACCCGGAGCTGCACCCGGCACTGGAGTGACGGGTGCGGCCCGTGGGGGAACTGTCGGTCAGGAGCCGTCGGCGAACACGGCGTAGACGTCGCGCCGGCCCGCGTACTCGCTGAGGTTCCAGATCACCGACTCGCGGTAGGCCCAGTCGGTGGTGGTGCCGCTGTGGAAGCTCAGATCCTCGGAGCCGACACCCAGGCGGACGACGGTGGAGGGCACATCAGTGCCCGAAGCGACCGTCTTCAGATAGCCGTTGGAGGACGGGCCGTTGCTCTGCGACAGATAGTGCTTGCTCTGGCGTGA
- a CDS encoding M28 family peptidase — MAAMALAASLAGTVAGTASAAQQAQPAPSPQDTPAARAVAAADRAVDSGLDSLVNSSQEQYERRLVTPWLKNLYSVAYERSYRGLPVVGGDAVVLADGEGRVRALQSASSVRIEVATAPTVSAKDAESASRSKLASVEKVDSSRLVVRLKDDKPVLAWETVLSGRTRTAPSKLHVFVDARTGAFVDSYDDVVAGSGNSKWNGPGPLTIDTTNSGSTYTLRDPNRTGLSCADYSTGTVFTKSSDSWGTGNPTSKETGCVDLMFAAQKQWDMLGQWLGRNGVSGNGRSFPAKVGLNDLNAYWDGSSVTIGHNSANEWIAGVDVVAHEYGHAIDSNTPGGTGGQESGLGEATGDIFGALTEAYINQPAPYDTPDYTVGEVINLQGRGPIRNMYNPSAVNNDPACYSSAIPGTEVHAAAGPLNHWFYLLAEGTNPGGGKPGSSTCNQSTLTGVGVQNAGKIFYGGMLLKTSSMSYKKYRTATLSSAKSLDTTCNLFDKTKAAWDAISVPAQAGDPTCTPSGQNNDFSLALNPSSGTVQQGASVTTTVATSVTTGVAQSVTLTASGLPAGVSAAFSPATVQSGQSSVLTLTATANAAPGSSTVVVKGQGTTLSHTVDYTLNVGGTQPGNDPPNISVANVQAHLTQLNTIASQNGGNRRAGSAGYTQSLAYLKSKLTAAGYTVTEQNCSSCTYPSNNLIADWPGGPADQTVMFGAHLDSVSAGPGINDNGSGSATLLENALVLAQQNPTMTKHVRFAWWTDEEQGLNGSEFYVNQLTSAQRSAIKGYYNFDMVGSTNGGYFINNLNSTTATPLKAYWTSLNLAPEENTEGQGRSDDYSFQQAGIPTSGYAAGASARKTSAQAAKWGGTANAAYDPCYHSSCDTTNNINATVLDRSADGVAYAVWKQAVGGGTPAQDFSLATSPSAGTAAPGGSTSATVNTQTVSGAAQTVALSVSGAPAGVSATLSPTSVQSGSSSALSVQVGASTTPGTYTLTVTGSGTVSHSTTYTLTVSGGGGTCTPRQLVANGGFENGTGPWSATAGVITNQSGQAAHSGSYMAWLNGWGSSHTDSASQSLTIPSGCTSYRLSFFLHIDTEENENVVYDRFTVSVGGQTLETLSNLDANSGYTQKTYDLSRFAGQTVTLRFDGTEDQSLQTSYVVDDVTVQVS, encoded by the coding sequence GTGGCAGCGATGGCGCTGGCCGCGAGCCTGGCCGGCACCGTGGCCGGGACGGCATCGGCAGCGCAGCAGGCGCAGCCCGCACCGTCCCCGCAGGACACCCCGGCCGCCCGAGCGGTCGCCGCCGCGGACCGGGCCGTCGACAGCGGTCTCGACTCCCTGGTCAACTCCTCGCAGGAGCAGTACGAACGACGCCTGGTCACCCCCTGGCTGAAGAACCTCTACTCCGTCGCGTACGAGCGCAGCTACCGCGGCCTGCCGGTCGTCGGCGGCGACGCGGTCGTGCTCGCCGACGGCGAGGGCAGGGTGCGGGCCCTGCAGTCCGCCTCCTCCGTACGGATCGAGGTGGCGACCGCGCCGACGGTCAGCGCCAAGGACGCCGAGTCCGCGTCGCGGTCGAAGCTGGCCTCGGTCGAGAAGGTCGACAGCAGCCGGCTGGTCGTGCGGCTCAAGGACGACAAGCCGGTCCTGGCCTGGGAGACCGTCCTCTCCGGCCGTACCAGGACGGCGCCGAGCAAGCTGCACGTCTTCGTGGACGCGCGCACCGGCGCCTTCGTGGACAGCTACGACGACGTGGTCGCGGGCAGCGGAAACAGCAAGTGGAACGGGCCCGGCCCGCTCACGATCGACACCACCAACTCCGGCTCCACCTACACCCTGCGCGACCCGAACCGCACCGGCCTGAGCTGCGCGGACTACAGCACCGGCACGGTCTTCACGAAGTCCTCCGACTCCTGGGGCACAGGCAACCCCACGAGCAAGGAGACCGGCTGCGTCGACCTGATGTTCGCCGCGCAGAAGCAGTGGGACATGCTCGGCCAGTGGCTGGGCCGCAACGGCGTCAGCGGCAACGGGCGCTCCTTCCCCGCCAAGGTCGGGCTGAACGACCTCAACGCCTACTGGGACGGCAGCTCGGTCACCATCGGGCACAACAGCGCGAACGAGTGGATCGCCGGCGTGGACGTGGTGGCCCACGAGTACGGGCACGCCATCGACTCCAACACCCCGGGCGGGACCGGCGGTCAGGAGTCCGGACTCGGTGAGGCCACCGGCGACATCTTCGGCGCGCTGACCGAGGCGTACATCAACCAGCCGGCCCCGTACGACACCCCGGACTACACGGTCGGCGAGGTCATCAACCTCCAGGGCCGGGGACCGATCCGGAACATGTACAACCCGTCGGCCGTCAACAACGACCCGGCCTGTTACAGCTCCGCGATACCCGGCACCGAGGTGCACGCGGCCGCGGGTCCCCTGAACCACTGGTTCTACCTGCTGGCCGAGGGCACCAACCCGGGCGGCGGCAAGCCCGGCAGCAGCACCTGCAACCAGTCCACGCTGACCGGTGTGGGCGTCCAGAACGCCGGCAAGATCTTCTACGGCGGCATGCTGCTCAAGACCAGCAGCATGTCCTACAAGAAGTACCGCACGGCGACCCTGAGTTCGGCCAAGTCCCTCGACACCACCTGCAACCTCTTCGACAAGACCAAGGCGGCCTGGGACGCCATCAGCGTGCCCGCCCAGGCCGGTGACCCGACCTGTACCCCGAGCGGTCAGAACAACGACTTCTCGCTGGCCCTGAACCCGTCCTCGGGCACCGTCCAGCAGGGCGCCTCGGTCACGACCACGGTGGCCACCAGCGTCACCACCGGCGTCGCCCAGTCGGTGACCCTCACTGCGAGCGGACTGCCCGCCGGGGTGAGCGCCGCCTTCAGCCCGGCCACGGTCCAGTCCGGCCAGTCCTCGGTGCTGACCCTGACCGCCACCGCCAACGCGGCGCCCGGCTCGTCCACGGTCGTCGTCAAGGGGCAGGGCACCACCCTCTCCCACACCGTCGACTACACGCTCAACGTCGGCGGGACCCAGCCCGGCAACGACCCGCCCAACATCAGCGTCGCCAACGTCCAGGCGCACCTGACGCAGTTGAACACCATCGCCTCTCAGAACGGCGGCAACCGCCGTGCGGGCAGCGCCGGTTACACCCAGTCGCTGGCGTACCTGAAGAGCAAGCTGACGGCCGCCGGGTACACCGTCACCGAGCAGAACTGCTCCTCCTGCACCTACCCGTCGAACAACCTGATCGCCGACTGGCCGGGCGGCCCCGCCGACCAGACCGTCATGTTCGGCGCCCACCTCGACAGCGTCTCGGCAGGCCCCGGCATCAACGACAACGGCTCGGGCTCCGCAACCCTGCTGGAGAACGCCCTCGTCCTCGCCCAGCAGAACCCCACCATGACCAAGCACGTCCGGTTCGCCTGGTGGACCGATGAGGAGCAGGGCCTCAACGGCTCCGAGTTCTACGTCAACCAGCTGACCAGCGCCCAGCGTTCGGCCATCAAGGGCTACTACAACTTCGACATGGTCGGCTCCACCAACGGCGGCTACTTCATCAACAACCTCAACTCCACCACCGCGACCCCGCTCAAGGCGTACTGGACCTCGCTGAACCTCGCGCCCGAGGAGAACACCGAGGGCCAGGGCCGCAGCGACGACTACTCCTTCCAGCAGGCGGGCATCCCCACCTCCGGTTACGCCGCGGGCGCCAGCGCCCGCAAGACCTCGGCGCAGGCCGCCAAGTGGGGCGGAACCGCGAACGCCGCCTACGACCCCTGCTACCACAGCTCCTGCGACACCACGAACAACATCAACGCCACGGTGCTGGACCGCAGCGCCGACGGCGTCGCCTACGCCGTCTGGAAGCAGGCCGTCGGCGGTGGGACGCCCGCACAGGACTTCTCCCTCGCCACCAGCCCGTCCGCGGGCACCGCGGCTCCCGGCGGCTCCACCTCCGCCACCGTCAACACCCAGACCGTCAGCGGCGCCGCCCAGACGGTGGCCCTGTCCGTCTCCGGCGCACCGGCCGGGGTCAGCGCCACCCTCAGCCCCACCTCCGTCCAGTCCGGCAGCTCCTCAGCCCTCTCCGTGCAGGTCGGCGCGAGCACCACGCCGGGCACCTACACCCTGACGGTCACCGGATCCGGCACCGTCAGCCACAGCACCACCTACACGCTGACCGTCAGCGGTGGCGGCGGCACCTGCACCCCGCGCCAGCTCGTGGCCAACGGCGGCTTCGAGAACGGCACCGGCCCCTGGTCCGCGACCGCGGGCGTCATCACCAACCAGTCCGGCCAGGCCGCGCACTCCGGCAGCTACATGGCCTGGCTCAACGGATGGGGTTCGTCCCACACGGACAGCGCCTCGCAGTCCCTGACCATCCCCTCGGGCTGCACCTCGTACCGGCTCTCCTTCTTCCTCCACATCGACACGGAGGAGAACGAGAACGTGGTCTACGACCGGTTCACCGTCTCGGTGGGCGGCCAGACCCTGGAGACCCTGTCCAACCTGGACGCCAACTCCGGCTACACGCAGAAGACGTACGACCTGTCGCGGTTCGCCGGGCAGACCGTCACCCTGAGGTTCGACGGCACGGAGGACCAGTCCCTCCAGACCTCCTACGTCGTGGACGACGTCACCGTCCAGGTGAGCTGA
- a CDS encoding aldehyde dehydrogenase family protein, whose product MAPTLTLKPGTAWSDAWRRALAAAPEAFRDDHVLNLWGGSWQADGRSLPATSPVDGSPVAGPPRLDSRAAGQAVRASLDQHRAWRHVPLPERRARVGAALDALTEHRELLSLLLVWEIGKPWRLAQADVDRAVDGVRWYVEHIETMAEGRTPLAGPVSNIASWNYPMSVLVHAMLVQALAGNAVIAKTPTDGGLACLTLACALIRREGIPVTLVSGSGAELSEALVRSPEIGCVSFVGGRDTGARIATAVTDLGKRHILEQEGLNTWGVWEHTDWAALTAVIPKLFDYGKQRCTAYPRFVVQRTAFDAFLAAYLPAVASIRTGHPLAVARPEEPLPELDFGPLINAAKAKELTDHAAEAVERGAVPLFRGTLDPARFLAGQDTSAYVAPLTLLSPTASSPLYHAEPFGPVDTIVLVDTEAELLAAMNASGGALVATLSTDDPATFARLAPQIRAFKLGHGTPRSRGDREELFGGFGGSWRGAFVGGELLVHAVTDGPPGERLPGNFPEYQLMP is encoded by the coding sequence ATGGCACCCACCCTCACCCTCAAGCCCGGCACGGCCTGGTCCGACGCCTGGCGGCGGGCTCTGGCCGCCGCCCCCGAGGCCTTCCGCGACGACCACGTCCTCAACCTCTGGGGCGGCTCCTGGCAGGCCGACGGCCGCAGCCTGCCCGCGACCAGCCCCGTCGACGGCAGCCCCGTCGCGGGGCCGCCGCGCCTGGACTCCCGGGCCGCCGGGCAGGCCGTACGGGCGAGCCTCGACCAGCACCGCGCCTGGCGCCACGTCCCGCTGCCGGAACGCCGTGCCCGGGTCGGCGCCGCCCTCGACGCGCTCACCGAGCACCGCGAACTGCTCTCGCTCCTGCTCGTCTGGGAGATCGGCAAGCCCTGGCGGCTCGCCCAGGCCGATGTGGACCGCGCGGTGGACGGCGTCCGCTGGTACGTGGAGCACATCGAGACCATGGCCGAGGGCCGGACCCCGCTCGCCGGGCCCGTCTCGAACATCGCCAGCTGGAACTACCCCATGTCCGTGCTGGTGCATGCCATGCTTGTACAGGCCCTCGCGGGCAACGCGGTGATCGCCAAGACCCCCACCGACGGCGGACTCGCCTGCCTCACCCTCGCCTGCGCGCTCATCCGGCGCGAGGGCATCCCGGTCACCCTCGTCAGCGGCAGCGGGGCCGAACTGTCCGAGGCCCTCGTCCGCTCCCCGGAGATCGGCTGCGTCTCCTTCGTCGGCGGCCGCGACACGGGCGCGCGGATCGCCACCGCCGTGACCGACCTCGGCAAGCGCCACATCCTCGAACAGGAGGGCCTCAACACCTGGGGCGTCTGGGAGCACACCGACTGGGCCGCCCTCACCGCCGTCATCCCCAAGCTCTTCGACTACGGCAAGCAGCGCTGTACCGCCTACCCCCGCTTCGTCGTCCAGCGCACCGCCTTCGACGCCTTCCTCGCCGCCTACCTCCCGGCCGTCGCGTCCATCCGTACGGGCCACCCCCTGGCCGTCGCCCGTCCCGAAGAACCGCTGCCCGAACTGGACTTCGGACCGCTCATCAACGCGGCCAAGGCCAAGGAGCTCACCGACCACGCCGCCGAGGCCGTCGAGCGCGGCGCCGTACCGCTCTTCCGCGGCACGCTCGACCCGGCCCGCTTCCTGGCCGGGCAGGACACCTCCGCGTACGTGGCCCCGCTGACGCTGCTCAGCCCGACGGCGTCCTCCCCGCTCTACCACGCGGAGCCCTTCGGCCCCGTCGACACGATCGTCCTGGTCGACACCGAGGCGGAACTGCTCGCCGCCATGAACGCCTCGGGCGGGGCGCTCGTCGCCACGCTGTCCACCGACGATCCCGCCACCTTCGCCCGGCTCGCCCCGCAGATCCGGGCCTTCAAGCTCGGGCACGGCACACCCCGTTCGCGCGGCGACCGCGAGGAGCTCTTCGGGGGCTTCGGCGGCTCCTGGCGCGGCGCGTTCGTCGGCGGGGAACTGCTCGTCCACGCGGTCACCGACGGCCCGCCCGGCGAACGGCTGCCGGGTAACTTCCCCGAGTACCAGCTCATGCCGTAG
- a CDS encoding formate dehydrogenase accessory sulfurtransferase FdhD codes for MPSSAAPATAALAKGVMRTPGDDFALTVGFLVREGVLGQADELRSVSYCAGATAEGSNTYNVVNVALAPGVALPYITLERNVYTTSPCGLCGKASLDAVRTASRFALTDSPPVRITPAVLAGLPDRLRSAQRVFDRTGGLHAAALFSPAGELVDVREDVGRHNAVDKVVGRALRDARLPLSESVLLVSGRASFELAQGDGGQRLAPAASAVAG; via the coding sequence ATGCCGTCGTCGGCCGCCCCGGCGACGGCGGCCTTGGCGAAGGGGGTCATGCGCACGCCGGGGGACGACTTCGCGCTGACCGTCGGCTTCCTGGTGCGCGAGGGGGTGCTGGGGCAGGCGGATGAGCTGCGGTCGGTGAGCTACTGCGCGGGTGCGACGGCCGAGGGCTCCAACACCTACAACGTGGTGAACGTCGCGCTCGCTCCCGGGGTCGCGCTCCCCTACATCACCCTGGAGCGCAACGTCTACACCACCTCCCCCTGCGGTCTGTGCGGGAAGGCGAGCCTGGACGCGGTCCGTACGGCCTCCCGGTTCGCGCTCACGGACAGCCCGCCGGTGCGGATCACGCCCGCTGTGCTGGCCGGCCTCCCCGACCGGCTGCGGTCGGCGCAGCGGGTCTTCGACCGCACCGGCGGGCTCCATGCCGCCGCGCTGTTCTCCCCCGCCGGGGAGCTGGTCGACGTACGGGAGGACGTGGGCCGGCACAACGCCGTGGACAAGGTCGTCGGCCGGGCCCTGCGGGACGCCCGGCTGCCGCTGTCCGAGTCGGTGCTGCTGGTGTCGGGGCGGGCCTCCTTCGAGCTGGCCCAGGGTGATGGTGGGCAGCGCCTCGCCCCGGCGGCCTCGGCCGTCGCGGGGTGA
- the cynR gene encoding transcriptional regulator CynR, translating to MALELRHLRYLIAVAEHGSFTRAAEELRISQPTLSQQVRQLERTVGVQLLDRTGRAVRLTDAGATYVHYARGALRDLAAAERAVTDLADLSRGHLRLALTPTFSAYLVGPLTAELHAAHPGITLEVREMPQDRIEAGLLADEHDLGLAFHGPHPPGIAATPLFTETLGLVTAAGTGAGSPPAGAALPVRDLAERRLALLSGDFATRGHVDAYLAAHGVRPHVAVEANSVQALTEIVRRTSLATVLPEAVTHDHPYLRPVPLEPALPPRTVTLLRRESAYESAAARAFTGLTRRLVHARGYPPA from the coding sequence ATGGCCCTGGAACTGCGTCATCTGCGCTACCTGATCGCCGTCGCCGAACACGGCAGCTTCACCCGCGCCGCGGAGGAGCTGCGGATCTCCCAGCCCACCCTGTCCCAGCAGGTCAGGCAACTCGAACGCACCGTGGGAGTACAGCTGTTGGACCGTACCGGCCGCGCCGTACGGCTCACCGACGCCGGCGCCACGTACGTGCACTACGCGCGCGGCGCGCTACGGGACCTGGCGGCCGCCGAGCGGGCCGTCACGGACCTGGCCGACCTCTCCCGGGGCCATCTGCGCCTCGCGCTGACCCCCACCTTCAGCGCGTACCTCGTGGGCCCGCTCACCGCGGAACTCCACGCCGCACACCCCGGCATCACCCTCGAGGTCCGCGAGATGCCCCAGGACCGCATCGAAGCCGGTCTGCTCGCCGACGAACACGACCTCGGCCTCGCCTTCCACGGGCCGCACCCGCCGGGCATCGCCGCGACCCCGCTGTTCACGGAGACCCTCGGCCTGGTCACGGCCGCCGGCACCGGCGCGGGCAGCCCGCCCGCCGGTGCGGCACTCCCCGTACGAGACCTGGCGGAGCGCCGACTGGCCCTGCTCAGCGGGGACTTCGCCACGCGCGGTCACGTCGACGCCTACCTCGCCGCCCACGGGGTGCGGCCGCACGTCGCCGTGGAGGCGAACTCCGTCCAGGCCCTCACCGAGATCGTCCGGCGCACTTCGCTGGCCACCGTCCTGCCCGAGGCCGTCACCCACGACCATCCGTACCTGCGCCCCGTCCCGCTCGAGCCCGCCCTGCCTCCGCGCACGGTCACCCTGCTGCGCCGGGAGAGCGCCTACGAGAGCGCGGCGGCCCGCGCCTTCACCGGACTCACCCGGCGCCTGGTGCACGCCCGCGGCTACCCTCCGGCGTAG
- a CDS encoding carbonic anhydrase, giving the protein MHDLSDGVARFQHEVFPAKARLFADLAEAHRPATLFIGCSDARVVPELITQSEPGELFVIRTAGNLVPAYAPGPDGVTASIEYAVAVLGVSGVVVCGHSACGAMTALAEGTDLSAASSVAGWLRHADASLARTAGTGPGRVAALVRENVRAQLANLATHPSVARATAAGRLSLRGWVYDIPTGGVADVTGPTAAVAV; this is encoded by the coding sequence ATGCACGATCTTTCCGATGGCGTCGCACGCTTCCAGCACGAGGTGTTTCCGGCGAAGGCACGCCTCTTCGCGGACCTGGCCGAGGCACACCGGCCGGCGACCTTGTTCATCGGCTGCTCCGACGCCCGCGTGGTGCCCGAGCTCATCACCCAGAGCGAGCCGGGCGAGCTGTTCGTCATCCGCACCGCCGGGAATCTGGTCCCGGCGTACGCGCCCGGCCCGGACGGGGTGACGGCGAGCATCGAGTACGCCGTGGCGGTCCTCGGTGTCAGCGGCGTCGTCGTGTGCGGGCACTCCGCCTGCGGCGCGATGACCGCCCTGGCCGAGGGCACGGACCTGAGTGCCGCGTCCTCGGTCGCGGGCTGGCTGCGGCACGCGGACGCCTCGCTCGCCCGGACGGCGGGCACCGGACCCGGCCGGGTGGCCGCACTGGTCCGCGAGAACGTGCGCGCCCAGCTGGCGAACCTGGCCACCCATCCCTCGGTCGCCCGCGCCACGGCCGCCGGGAGGCTCAGCCTTCGGGGCTGGGTCTACGACATCCCCACCGGCGGGGTCGCCGACGTCACCGGCCCCACGGCCGCCGTGGCCGTCTGA
- the cynS gene encoding cyanase — translation MTHAQFDPTARQTLAVAAVEAKTRKDLSWQQLADSTGLSVAFVTAALLGQHPLPEDAARSVAELLGLDEEAVLLLQTIPTRGSVPGAVPTDPTIYRFHEMLQVYGTTLKALVHEQFGDGIISAINFRLDVRKVADPEGGERAVITLDGKYLPTKPF, via the coding sequence ATGACGCACGCCCAGTTCGACCCCACCGCCCGCCAGACCCTCGCCGTCGCCGCCGTCGAGGCGAAGACCCGCAAGGACCTGTCCTGGCAGCAGCTCGCCGACTCCACCGGCCTGTCGGTCGCCTTCGTCACCGCCGCGCTGCTCGGCCAGCACCCGCTGCCCGAGGACGCGGCGAGGTCCGTCGCCGAGCTGCTCGGCCTGGACGAGGAGGCGGTCCTGCTCCTGCAGACCATCCCGACCCGCGGCTCGGTCCCCGGCGCCGTCCCGACGGACCCGACGATCTACCGCTTCCACGAGATGCTCCAGGTGTACGGGACCACTCTGAAGGCCCTGGTCCACGAGCAGTTCGGGGACGGCATCATCAGCGCGATCAACTTCAGGCTGGACGTCCGCAAGGTCGCCGACCCCGAGGGCGGGGAGCGCGCCGTCATCACCCTGGACGGCAAGTACCTGCCGACGAAGCCCTTCTGA
- a CDS encoding rodlin — translation MIKKIMATAAATASIVGAGAALAAPAMAIGNDNGVNTVNGNGAQQIYGNQKTHGDQSPQLGLVQGTLNKPCIGLPVKVNAQSILAALNIGVQDINVLSNPQNQQCTENSTQAKGDEPLSHILSNIPVLSGNLSAGS, via the coding sequence ATGATCAAGAAGATTATGGCCACCGCCGCCGCCACCGCGTCCATCGTCGGTGCGGGCGCCGCTCTGGCCGCCCCGGCCATGGCCATCGGCAACGACAACGGGGTCAACACCGTCAACGGCAACGGTGCCCAGCAGATCTACGGCAACCAGAAGACCCACGGTGACCAGAGCCCGCAGCTCGGCCTGGTCCAGGGCACCCTGAACAAGCCCTGCATCGGCCTGCCGGTCAAGGTCAACGCCCAGTCGATCCTTGCCGCGCTGAACATCGGTGTCCAGGACATCAACGTCCTGTCGAACCCGCAGAACCAGCAGTGCACCGAGAACTCCACCCAGGCCAAGGGTGACGAGCCGCTCTCGCACATCCTCAGCAACATCCCGGTCCTGTCCGGCAACCTCTCGGCCGGCAGCTGA
- a CDS encoding YciI family protein codes for MKYMLMVLGKQADYEAMAGKASGDSPAWSAADLKAMFDHMGALNGELAAAGEWVDAQGLAEPSQARLVTAGADGTPNVSDVPYGETSAVIAGYWIVDVADFARAAEIAARAYACPLPEGAPNYPVVVHPVGGAPETGT; via the coding sequence ATGAAGTACATGCTGATGGTCCTGGGCAAGCAGGCCGACTACGAAGCCATGGCGGGCAAGGCGAGCGGCGACAGCCCGGCCTGGTCGGCGGCCGACCTCAAGGCGATGTTCGACCACATGGGAGCGCTGAACGGCGAGCTGGCCGCGGCGGGCGAGTGGGTCGACGCCCAGGGGCTCGCCGAACCCAGCCAGGCCCGTCTGGTGACCGCCGGAGCCGACGGCACGCCGAACGTGTCCGACGTGCCGTACGGCGAGACCAGCGCGGTCATCGCCGGTTACTGGATCGTCGACGTCGCCGATTTCGCCCGGGCCGCCGAGATCGCCGCGCGCGCCTACGCCTGCCCGCTCCCCGAGGGCGCCCCGAACTATCCCGTCGTGGTGCACCCTGTCGGAGGCGCCCCGGAGACCGGGACCTGA
- a CDS encoding GNAT family N-acetyltransferase: MKIIDLEPGDSRLTGDLLPVLLELRPHLTEDLFRSILTEGHGQGLRFTAAYDEDGVCVGAAGWRIVANTYQVRKLYVDDLVTTAAARSTGVGHALLAHLEQHARAAACTALTLDSGTQRADAHRFYFRERMAVTAFNFEKPLV, translated from the coding sequence ATGAAGATCATCGACCTTGAGCCCGGCGACTCGCGACTGACCGGGGACCTGCTCCCCGTGCTCCTCGAACTCCGCCCCCATCTGACCGAGGACCTGTTCCGCTCGATCCTCACGGAGGGGCACGGCCAGGGGCTGCGCTTCACCGCCGCCTACGACGAGGACGGCGTGTGTGTCGGCGCGGCCGGCTGGCGGATCGTCGCGAACACCTACCAGGTCCGCAAGCTCTACGTCGACGACCTGGTCACCACGGCCGCCGCCCGCTCCACCGGCGTGGGCCACGCACTCCTCGCGCACCTCGAGCAGCACGCCAGGGCAGCCGCGTGCACCGCGCTCACCCTGGACTCCGGCACCCAGCGGGCCGACGCGCACCGTTTCTACTTCCGCGAGCGGATGGCCGTGACGGCCTTCAACTTCGAGAAGCCCCTCGTCTGA